In Deltaproteobacteria bacterium, the genomic window TACCTGAAAGACAAGCCGGTGTTTAGTTGAGAAGGTGAAGCGGGGCGACGCTTATACTCCGCGTTCCTTCCCCGATTTTGAGGCGATGTCTTTCTCCGCGCGATTTTCCCAGGGCGCCAAGGCGGCGATTCCGATCTGGATTGCGTTCGTTCCTTCTTCTCTTGCCTGGGGCATCGCGGCTCAATCCCACGGCCTTACCCTCCAAGAAGTTTTCCTGATGTCGGCTTGGGTTTATTCTGGGCCGGCGCAGTTTGCTGTGCTGGTGCCGCTGGCCGAGGGAAAATCGGCTGCCACCGTGTTGATCGCGGGTTTGCTGATGAACTTGCGTTTCTTGCCGATGAGCACGGCGTTGGCGCCGTTTTTCCGCGGCGTGAAACGCTTGCCGCTGTTAATCGCTTCGCATGTTGTTAGCGCGAGCAGTTTCATCGTTCCGTATCTGCAATTCCAAAAAGAGCGCGAGGCGAGCGGTGGCGCGTCGGTGGCAGATGGCTACGGCAATCTTGGTTTTTTCGTCGGCATCGGTGCGACGGCGTTCACCGTTTGGGTCGTGGGGACAACCGCTGGCTTCACCGTCGCGTTGGGTTT contains:
- a CDS encoding AzlC family ABC transporter permease, encoding MSFSARFSQGAKAAIPIWIAFVPSSLAWGIAAQSHGLTLQEVFLMSAWVYSGPAQFAVLVPLAEGKSAATVLIAGLLMNLRFLPMSTALAPFFRGVKRLPLLIASHVVSASSFIVPYLQFQKEREASGGASVADGYGNLGFFVGIGATAFTVWVVGTTAGFTVALGFPPGFEEALKFILPGYFAGLLVAEMKGKTMPLICFVSIVTAIPGALLNPGWGWLATAALVAIIGWGLEKWLSRA